The Sphingomonas sp. So64.6b genome includes a region encoding these proteins:
- a CDS encoding nucleotidyltransferase domain-containing protein: MNQTMALLRRWAVSISKELAPAGVYVFGSLIYREGEQFGEKSDVDLVVIMPELPDAVDRTEWVAHLLARKIELEDALGRLLRRDRKELICSVVAATALEVAADAHKDGAPNFFASNAFYDLLSGDLVDGLPSAGSREIAERLVLGCVRFAQKQRNAYLGANALGDETLKPFEDGDDPAPKAIMRHAAMVQYLEDDGDADPGAEFDVNIGADFLTVMLRDRRASLGELSRRFAIRRGGRGEPGPLTSKDQLTFSELILDAAIQLEAKAAAVAAEPKRPSLKGEHSTVLFAKRFSAAFPGVRGVKWFEDPDDIRERLKVLFEQPLEYEDGVPICWTRGRANLQISTASTSKDVLEINDDEMKIRRVAAISPGSYKYSFVMLDVAPLPPIGIYEHTKGRIAEVARGEGPFPYYWEEFGLVDGKHVITRGELDDGSAKIDGKLQSVVNRVSYRGRYVTDYNCVIAGGGSPIMNSDYDERLETHLNAMLHGEDRLEDIAKEIVRLPTGRF, from the coding sequence GTGAACCAGACCATGGCGCTCCTGCGGCGCTGGGCGGTCAGCATTAGCAAGGAGCTTGCTCCCGCAGGCGTCTACGTGTTCGGAAGTCTCATCTATCGTGAAGGAGAACAGTTCGGCGAGAAGAGTGATGTCGATCTCGTCGTGATCATGCCTGAGTTACCGGACGCCGTGGATCGGACTGAGTGGGTCGCCCATCTGTTGGCGCGTAAGATCGAGCTTGAGGACGCGCTTGGGCGCCTCTTACGGCGGGATCGCAAAGAACTGATCTGCAGCGTAGTCGCGGCGACAGCGCTCGAGGTGGCAGCAGATGCGCACAAGGACGGAGCCCCAAATTTCTTCGCCTCTAACGCATTTTACGATCTCCTATCAGGCGACCTGGTCGATGGTCTACCGAGTGCTGGCAGCCGCGAGATTGCGGAGCGCCTAGTCCTAGGATGTGTCCGTTTCGCGCAGAAGCAGCGCAACGCCTACCTCGGAGCCAACGCCTTGGGCGATGAGACGCTCAAGCCGTTCGAAGATGGGGACGATCCCGCTCCCAAGGCGATCATGCGTCACGCGGCGATGGTGCAGTATCTCGAGGACGACGGCGACGCTGACCCGGGAGCAGAGTTCGACGTGAACATTGGCGCCGACTTTTTGACCGTGATGCTTCGCGACCGTCGCGCTAGTCTCGGCGAGCTCAGCCGGCGCTTCGCGATACGTCGCGGCGGCCGCGGTGAACCGGGCCCGCTGACTTCGAAAGATCAGTTGACCTTCTCCGAGTTGATCCTCGACGCCGCCATTCAGTTAGAGGCCAAGGCCGCTGCCGTGGCGGCCGAGCCAAAGCGACCTTCGCTCAAGGGGGAGCACAGCACTGTCCTTTTCGCCAAGCGATTTTCCGCCGCCTTTCCGGGGGTCAGAGGTGTCAAGTGGTTCGAGGATCCGGATGACATCCGCGAGCGGCTTAAAGTGCTTTTTGAGCAGCCCCTCGAGTACGAGGATGGCGTGCCGATCTGCTGGACGCGCGGGCGGGCCAACTTGCAGATCAGTACGGCCTCGACGTCAAAGGATGTGCTCGAGATCAACGACGACGAGATGAAAATCCGGCGCGTGGCTGCAATCAGTCCCGGCTCATACAAATACAGCTTCGTCATGCTCGACGTTGCGCCCCTACCACCGATCGGAATCTATGAGCACACTAAAGGCCGCATAGCCGAGGTGGCCCGGGGCGAGGGGCCATTCCCTTATTATTGGGAAGAATTCGGCCTCGTCGATGGAAAGCATGTGATCACACGCGGCGAACTGGATGACGGCTCAGCGAAGATCGATGGCAAGCTTCAGTCCGTCGTCAACCGCGTCTCTTACCGCGGCCGCTACGTAACGGATTACAACTGCGTCATAGCCGGCGGCGGTTCACCTATAATGAATTCTGACTACGATGAACGGTTGGAGACGCACTTGAATGCGATGCTTCACGGCGAAGATCGGCTTGAGGATATTGCGAAAGAGATTGTCCGCCTTCCCACAGGGCGATTCTAA
- a CDS encoding IS3 family transposase (programmed frameshift) encodes MQRRKFSREFKLEAVKLVRERGVSVSQAARDLDLHENVLRKWVREQQVDPGSAFPGHGVMKPEQQEIERLRRELARMKAERDILKKAGGLLRQGLDMKFEFVAKHRGIWPVSWICETLGVSRSGFHAWLVRAPSARARSDEEFGAKVRASFISSYRTYGARRVWHDLLAEGLSCGLHRIERLMRVHGLKARPRRRGLPKDDGLRSVIADNILDRQFTAEAPNQRWIADFTYIWTAEGWLYVAVVIDLFSRRVVGWSMSDTMTAQLVTDALMMAIWRRGKPDALLHHSDQGSQYTSEQFQRLMADNGVTCSMSRSGNVWDNAAMESFFSSMKTERIGRKTYRTRNHAKADVFDYIERFYNPTRRHSTLGYLSPMDFERQAHVA; translated from the exons ATGCAACGACGGAAGTTCAGCCGCGAGTTCAAGCTCGAGGCAGTAAAGTTGGTCCGGGAACGCGGAGTATCGGTATCGCAAGCGGCTCGCGATCTGGACCTGCACGAGAACGTGCTGCGCAAGTGGGTGCGCGAGCAGCAGGTTGACCCGGGATCGGCATTCCCCGGCCACGGCGTGATGAAGCCGGAGCAGCAAGAGATTGAGCGGCTGCGCCGCGAGCTTGCTAGGATGAAGGCGGAGCGCGATATCCTAAAAAAAGCGG GCGGCCTACTTCGCCAGGGACTCGATATGAAGTTCGAGTTCGTAGCGAAGCACCGAGGGATCTGGCCGGTATCGTGGATCTGCGAGACGCTCGGTGTTTCGCGCAGCGGCTTTCACGCCTGGCTGGTCCGGGCACCCAGTGCCCGCGCCCGCAGCGATGAGGAGTTCGGTGCCAAGGTGCGCGCCAGCTTCATTTCCAGCTATCGGACGTATGGTGCGCGCCGGGTCTGGCACGATCTTCTGGCCGAAGGCCTGTCATGTGGTCTGCATCGCATCGAACGGCTGATGCGTGTGCACGGCCTGAAGGCGCGCCCGCGACGTCGTGGTCTGCCCAAGGATGATGGCCTGCGGTCGGTCATTGCCGACAACATCCTCGACCGCCAGTTCACCGCCGAGGCACCCAACCAAAGGTGGATCGCTGACTTCACCTACATCTGGACCGCCGAAGGATGGCTGTACGTCGCTGTCGTCATCGACCTGTTCTCCCGACGTGTAGTCGGCTGGTCGATGAGCGATACCATGACCGCCCAGCTCGTGACCGATGCGCTGATGATGGCGATCTGGCGACGTGGAAAGCCTGACGCCTTGCTGCATCACTCGGACCAGGGCAGCCAATATACGAGCGAGCAGTTCCAGCGGCTGATGGCCGACAATGGCGTCACCTGCTCGATGAGCCGGTCGGGCAACGTCTGGGACAACGCGGCAATGGAGAGCTTCTTCTCGTCGATGAAGACCGAACGGATCGGCCGGAAGACATATCGAACGCGCAATCACGCAAAGGCAGACGTGTTCGATTACATCGAGCGCTTCTACAACCCGACACGCAGGCACTCGACCTTGGGCTATCTCAGCCCCATGGACTTCGAGCGGCAGGCTCATGTAGCCTAA
- a CDS encoding site-specific integrase: protein MARIIRNQRLDSRSARALLPRRHAPYWHPLTRGRALGYRKGAKGGIWIAKYRTADGKREQLLLGPADDAFDGETSDVLTFAAAQAKARDWFEALDRDAGRRRPRYTVEDALDDYIASFSGKSLDKTRYVIDRLVRPEFRNLQVSDLTTERLREFLEKIASRRSVYRANKKGVRKERPIRDDAARVQQANANRAFTPLRAALNRAFALGKVADDSAWRRVKPYAKVSAPRIRYFTGPEIHRLIEHALDWFRPLIQAALLTGARWSEIHRVRVRDVDLMSGVLTFPDTKSGRPRFVHLSDEGIQLLRGLCTGKRTDELVFLNQHDRELGTSHQIRPMRETCEAAGVEPAGFHILRHTYGSRLAMAGVPMAVIAEALGHADERITRKHYAHLCPSYLRDAVRAGLGDYGIVQKPVGLRLVQ from the coding sequence ATGGCGCGCATTATCCGCAACCAACGGCTCGACAGCAGGAGCGCGCGAGCGCTGCTCCCCAGGCGTCATGCCCCCTATTGGCACCCGCTGACGCGGGGCAGGGCGCTCGGCTACCGCAAGGGCGCCAAGGGCGGCATCTGGATCGCCAAGTACCGTACCGCCGACGGCAAGCGCGAGCAGCTGCTGCTGGGCCCCGCCGACGATGCCTTCGACGGCGAGACCTCCGACGTCCTGACCTTCGCCGCCGCGCAGGCCAAGGCGCGGGACTGGTTCGAGGCGCTGGATCGCGACGCGGGCAGGCGCCGACCACGCTACACGGTCGAGGACGCGCTCGACGACTATATCGCCAGCTTCTCGGGCAAGTCGCTCGACAAGACCCGCTACGTGATCGACCGGCTCGTGCGACCCGAGTTCAGGAACCTGCAGGTTAGCGACCTCACGACCGAACGTTTGCGCGAGTTCCTGGAGAAGATTGCTTCGCGGCGCTCGGTCTATCGCGCGAACAAGAAGGGCGTGCGAAAGGAGCGGCCAATTCGCGACGATGCCGCGCGTGTCCAGCAGGCGAACGCCAACCGCGCGTTCACGCCGCTTCGCGCCGCGCTCAACCGGGCATTCGCGCTGGGCAAAGTTGCGGATGACAGCGCGTGGCGCCGGGTAAAGCCCTACGCTAAGGTCAGCGCGCCCCGCATTCGATACTTCACGGGGCCGGAGATCCATCGCCTGATCGAGCACGCGCTCGACTGGTTCCGGCCGCTGATCCAGGCAGCGCTGCTCACGGGCGCGCGCTGGTCCGAAATCCACCGCGTGCGCGTGCGCGATGTCGACTTGATGAGCGGTGTGCTGACGTTCCCGGACACCAAGAGCGGGCGGCCCCGGTTCGTGCATCTGAGCGATGAGGGGATCCAGCTCTTGCGAGGCCTCTGCACGGGCAAGCGAACCGACGAACTCGTCTTCCTGAACCAGCATGATCGGGAGCTCGGCACGTCGCACCAGATCAGGCCGATGCGCGAGACGTGCGAGGCAGCGGGGGTGGAGCCTGCGGGGTTCCATATTCTTCGGCACACCTACGGGTCGCGACTAGCGATGGCCGGCGTGCCGATGGCCGTCATCGCAGAAGCGCTCGGGCACGCGGATGAGCGGATTACGCGCAAGCATTATGCGCATCTGTGCCCGTCTTACCTGCGCGATGCGGTGCGGGCAGGGCTGGGCGACTATGGAATTGTTCAGAAGCCTGTGGGACTGCGGCTGGTGCAGTAG
- a CDS encoding ketopantoate reductase family protein — MQDIVIVGAGAMGCLFAARLAEASVSVTLVDVDPKRLALLDSKGILLSDDDGERIVPVNAALAGDVKGPVDLVMVFTKGMHSAAAARAVAHLADGNAYALTLQNGIGNAEAIAEVFAPARVLMGVTDLPADLEGARRVESHGQGHIRLGGFTAEAQPAAHAVATLLNRGRLNAEADEAVQAAVWEKVAFNAALNALATVTGLTVGGMDEAPGRRIAAAIVGEVVETAAAQGIRLERSRIDARIAFALANHRNHKASMLQDRLAGRPTEIESINGAVVRVADRFGIGAPVTSTLADLVRLLETERA, encoded by the coding sequence ATGCAGGATATCGTCATCGTCGGGGCAGGTGCCATGGGCTGCCTGTTTGCCGCGCGTCTTGCGGAAGCGAGCGTTTCAGTCACGCTGGTGGATGTGGATCCAAAGCGGCTCGCTCTGCTGGACAGCAAAGGCATTTTGCTCTCGGACGATGACGGCGAGCGCATCGTCCCGGTGAACGCTGCCCTGGCCGGCGACGTGAAGGGGCCGGTCGATCTGGTCATGGTGTTCACCAAGGGGATGCACAGCGCCGCCGCAGCCCGCGCAGTGGCGCATCTGGCGGACGGGAACGCTTACGCGCTCACGCTCCAGAACGGTATCGGCAATGCGGAAGCCATCGCCGAGGTCTTCGCGCCCGCCCGCGTGCTGATGGGCGTCACCGATCTGCCCGCCGACCTCGAAGGCGCAAGAAGGGTCGAATCTCACGGACAGGGGCATATCCGCCTTGGCGGTTTCACCGCCGAGGCGCAGCCGGCGGCGCACGCCGTTGCTACGCTCCTCAATCGCGGGAGGCTCAATGCCGAGGCTGACGAGGCCGTACAGGCGGCGGTGTGGGAGAAGGTGGCGTTCAACGCGGCACTCAATGCGCTGGCGACCGTCACCGGCCTCACCGTAGGCGGCATGGACGAAGCCCCGGGGCGCCGTATCGCTGCTGCCATTGTCGGCGAAGTGGTGGAAACGGCTGCTGCCCAGGGCATCCGCCTCGAACGGTCGCGGATCGATGCGAGGATCGCCTTTGCGCTGGCCAACCATCGCAACCACAAGGCCTCGATGCTGCAGGATCGGCTGGCGGGCAGGCCGACCGAGATCGAATCGATTAACGGTGCGGTTGTCCGCGTGGCGGATCGGTTCGGTATTGGCGCGCCGGTCACCTCCACCCTGGCAGACCTGGTGCGCTTGCTAGAAACGGAAAGAGCCTGA
- a CDS encoding LysR family transcriptional regulator — protein sequence MTFDEKKLRAFLAVVECGSLGRAALAVHMTQPALSRVIKEMELRFGLPLFERHSKGMVLSAAGEGLVPHARLLLFEMEQALDTLDALKGLRRGVVRLGAVAAVTRSIVPRAAAKLLKEAPALRIDMLEAPDSELIDALVSRRIDLMIAAELPPHEEVMPVAECRFDDVYTAFCSTSHPLTRHVDVDLDRVMAESWIMPKSGSTPRTLFERLVRQSGRALPVIAVETNSVGAQLSFVAKGRLLGWLPHVLIESELASGAVRLLTISELTLHRRFFVYRRRRGSLPAGTRQLLQFLPLVRAEAGMAAFAPPFPQL from the coding sequence ATGACTTTCGACGAGAAGAAATTGCGCGCCTTTCTGGCCGTGGTCGAATGCGGCAGCCTCGGCCGGGCGGCGCTTGCCGTGCATATGACGCAGCCCGCGTTGAGCCGGGTCATCAAGGAGATGGAGCTTCGCTTCGGGCTGCCGCTGTTCGAACGGCACAGCAAGGGCATGGTGCTGTCAGCCGCCGGCGAAGGCCTCGTGCCCCATGCGCGGCTGCTGCTGTTCGAGATGGAGCAGGCGCTCGACACGCTCGACGCTTTGAAGGGCCTTCGGCGCGGCGTGGTGCGGCTGGGCGCGGTGGCCGCGGTGACGCGGAGCATCGTCCCCAGGGCAGCCGCGAAGTTGCTGAAGGAAGCGCCCGCGCTGCGGATCGACATGCTGGAAGCGCCCGACAGCGAACTGATCGACGCGCTGGTTTCTCGGCGCATTGACCTGATGATTGCGGCGGAGCTGCCGCCGCACGAGGAGGTAATGCCGGTGGCGGAGTGCCGTTTCGATGATGTCTATACGGCCTTTTGCTCCACCAGCCATCCGCTCACCCGGCATGTTGATGTCGATCTGGATCGAGTCATGGCCGAGAGCTGGATCATGCCGAAGTCCGGCTCGACGCCCCGCACTCTATTCGAACGGCTGGTCCGCCAGTCGGGGCGGGCGCTGCCCGTCATCGCGGTGGAAACCAACTCGGTCGGCGCGCAATTGTCCTTTGTTGCGAAAGGAAGGCTGCTTGGCTGGCTGCCCCACGTACTGATCGAAAGTGAGCTCGCCAGCGGTGCGGTCCGCTTGCTGACGATTAGCGAATTGACGCTCCATCGGCGCTTCTTCGTCTATCGGCGACGGCGCGGTTCGCTGCCTGCGGGCACCCGCCAACTGCTGCAATTCCTGCCGCTGGTGCGGGCGGAAGCGGGGATGGCCGCATTTGCACCGCCATTCCCTCAGCTATAG
- the mdlC gene encoding benzoylformate decarboxylase, with amino-acid sequence MTTVRDATIRLLRAHGMTTIFGNPGSTELPMFRDFPADFRYILGLQESVVLGMADGFAQATRNAALVNLHSSAGTGHALGNLFTAFKNQTPLVVTAGQQARSILPYEPFLFADRATEFPRPFVKWACEPARAQDVPAAIARAYHIAMEAPCGPTFVSVPVDDWDQQCDPIEPRRMVANNPGDPFALAEAAEALAQARRPAIVVGAGVARDDAWEEVIVLAERHRAPVWVAPMSARNSFPEDHPLFAGFLTAGREPIVASLAGRDLILVLGGPMSLYHVEGFGPHIPEGSVVWQIVDNPAQAAWSPAGTAIVANSKAAITALLAGPEPVARATPAPRARAPMLDGRTLTDAYLLQQIARLRPAGSVIVEEAPSSRGAMHDHLPIVARDSFYTCASGGLGHGLPAAIGIALARPSDRIIALLGDGSSMYAIQGLWSAAQLGLPISFVIVKNGRYEALLNFGRVFGLQETVGTRLPEIDFCALARGQGIAATHVDSAATLDAALAKSFAAPKPTLVEVVVD; translated from the coding sequence ATGACGACCGTCAGAGATGCCACCATTCGTCTGTTGCGCGCCCATGGCATGACTACCATCTTCGGCAATCCGGGATCGACCGAATTGCCGATGTTCCGCGATTTTCCAGCCGACTTCCGCTACATATTGGGACTGCAGGAATCGGTCGTACTCGGTATGGCCGACGGGTTCGCTCAAGCGACGCGCAACGCCGCGCTGGTCAACCTCCATTCCTCCGCCGGCACCGGCCATGCGCTCGGCAATCTGTTCACCGCTTTCAAGAACCAGACACCGCTGGTCGTGACGGCGGGGCAGCAGGCACGATCGATCCTGCCCTATGAGCCATTCCTGTTCGCCGACCGCGCCACCGAGTTCCCGCGGCCGTTCGTCAAATGGGCGTGCGAGCCCGCCCGCGCGCAGGATGTGCCCGCCGCGATCGCCCGCGCCTATCACATCGCAATGGAAGCCCCCTGCGGCCCGACCTTCGTATCGGTGCCGGTCGATGATTGGGATCAGCAGTGCGACCCGATCGAGCCGCGTCGCATGGTGGCGAACAATCCCGGCGATCCCTTCGCTTTGGCCGAAGCGGCCGAAGCCCTGGCACAGGCGCGTCGACCGGCCATCGTGGTAGGTGCAGGGGTTGCCCGCGACGATGCGTGGGAAGAAGTGATCGTGTTGGCCGAACGCCATCGGGCGCCGGTCTGGGTAGCGCCCATGTCCGCGCGCAACAGCTTTCCTGAAGACCATCCGCTGTTCGCCGGTTTCCTGACCGCCGGTCGCGAACCGATCGTCGCCAGCCTAGCCGGCCGGGATCTCATTCTGGTGCTGGGCGGTCCGATGTCACTCTATCATGTCGAGGGGTTCGGCCCGCATATCCCGGAAGGGTCGGTTGTCTGGCAGATCGTCGACAACCCGGCTCAGGCCGCATGGTCGCCCGCCGGCACCGCCATCGTTGCCAACAGCAAGGCGGCAATCACCGCGCTGCTCGCCGGACCCGAACCGGTTGCACGCGCGACGCCGGCACCGCGCGCCCGAGCGCCAATGCTCGACGGTCGCACCCTGACAGACGCCTATCTGCTGCAACAGATCGCCCGGCTGCGCCCGGCCGGATCGGTCATCGTCGAGGAGGCGCCGTCGTCACGCGGCGCGATGCATGATCATTTGCCGATCGTCGCGCGCGACAGCTTCTACACCTGCGCCAGTGGCGGGCTTGGTCACGGCCTGCCCGCCGCCATCGGCATCGCGCTGGCGCGTCCCTCGGACCGGATCATCGCACTGCTTGGCGACGGCTCCAGCATGTATGCGATCCAGGGTTTGTGGTCGGCAGCACAGCTCGGCCTGCCGATCAGCTTCGTCATCGTCAAGAATGGGCGCTATGAGGCGTTGTTGAACTTCGGCCGCGTCTTTGGCCTGCAGGAGACGGTCGGCACCCGCCTTCCGGAAATCGACTTCTGCGCGCTGGCACGAGGGCAAGGGATAGCGGCAACCCATGTGGATAGCGCCGCGACCCTCGACGCCGCGCTGGCCAAATCCTTCG